A genomic window from Panthera tigris isolate Pti1 chromosome B4, P.tigris_Pti1_mat1.1, whole genome shotgun sequence includes:
- the EIF4B gene encoding eukaryotic translation initiation factor 4B isoform X4 produces MAASAKKKNKKGKTISLTDFLAEDGGTGGGSTYVPKPVSWADETDDLEGDVSTTWHSNDDDVYRAPPIDRSILPTAPRAAREPNIDRSRLPKSPPYTAFLGNLPYDVTEDSIKEFFRGLNISAVRLPREPSNPERLKGFGYAEFEDLDSLLSALSLNEESLGNRRIRVDVADQAQDKDRDDRSFGRDRNRDSDKTDTDWRARPATDSFDDYPPRRGDDSFGDKYRDRYDSDRYRDGYRDGYRDGPRRDMDRYGGRDRYDDRGSRDYDRGYDSRIGSGRRAFGSGYRRDDDYRGGGDRYEDRYDRRDDRSWSSRDDYSRDDYRRDDRGPPQRPKLNLKPRSTPKEDDSSASTSQSSRAASIFGGAKPVDTAAREREVEERLQKEQEKLQRQLDEPKLERRPRERHPSWRSEETQERERSRTGSESSQTGTSATSGRNARRRESEKSLENETLNKEEDCHSPTSKPPKPEQPLKVMPAPPPKENAWVKRSSNPPARSQSSDTEQQSPTSGGGKVVPAQPSEEGPARKDESKVDGVSVPKGQSGNSSRGPGDGGNKDHWKESDRKDGKKDQDSRSAPEPKKPEENPASKFSSASKYAALSVDGEDENEGEDYTE; encoded by the exons aTGGCGGCCTCAG caaaaaagaagaataagaagggGAAAACTATCTCCCTAACAGACTTTCTGGCTGAGGATGGAGGGACTGGGGGAGGAAGTACTTATGTCCCCAAACCAGTCAGCTGGGCTGATGAAACAGACGACCTGGAAGGAGATG TTTCAACCACTTGGCACAGTAATGATGATGACGTGTATAGGGCACCTCCAATTGACCGTTCCATCCTGCCCACTGCTCCACGGGCTGCTCGGGAACCCAATATCGACCGGAGCCGTCTTCCAAAATCGCCACCCTATACTGCTTTTCTAGGGAACCTGCCCTATGATGTGACAGAAGATTCCATTAAGGAATTCTTTAGAGGATTAAAT ATCAGTGCAGTGCGTTTACCACGTGAACCCAGCAATCCAGAGAGGTTGAAAGGTTTTGGTTACGCTGAGTTTGAGGACCTGGATTCTTTGCTCAGTGCCCTGAGCCTCAACGAAGAG TCTCTAGGTAACAGGAGAATTCGAGTGGACGTTGCTGATCAAGCACAAGATAAAG ACCGGGATGATCGTTCTTTTGGCCGAGATAGAAATCGGGATTCTGACAAAACAGATACAGACTGGAGGGCACGTCCTGCCACAGACAGCTTCGATGACTACCCGCCTAGGAGAGGCGATGATAGCTTTGGAGACA agTATCGAGATCGTTATGATTCAGACCGATACCGTGATGGGTATCGGGATGGATATCGGGATGGCCCACGCCGAGATATGGATCGATACGGGGGCCGGGATCGCTATGATGACCGAGGCAGCAGAGACTATGATAGAG GTTACGATTCCAGGATAGGCAGTGGCAGAAGAGCATTTGGTAGCGGGTACCGTAGGGATGATGACTACAGAGGAGGCGGGGACCGCTATGAAGACAGATACGACAGACGAGATGATCGGTCATGGAGTTCCAGAGATGATTACTCTCGGGATGATTATAGGCGTGATGATAGAG GTCCCCCCCAAAGACCCAAACTGAATCTAAAGCCTCGGAGTACTCCTAAGGAAGATGATTCCTCTGCTAGCACCTCCCAGTCCAGTCGAGCAGCCTCTATCTTTGGAGGGGCGAAGCCCGTTGACACAGCTGCTAGAGAGCGAGAAGTAGAGGAGCGGCTACAGAAGGAGCAGGAGAAACTGCAGCGCCAGCTGGATGAGCCCAAGCTAGAGCGACGGCCTCGGGAGCG ACACCCAAGCTGGCGAAGTGAAGAAACTCAGGAACGGGAACGGTCCAGGACAGGAAGTGAGTCATCACAGACTGGGACCTCAGCCACATCTGGCAGAA ATGCacgaaggagagagagtgagaagtcTCTAGAAAATGAAACACTCAATAAGGAGGAAGACTGTCACTCTCCAACTTCTAAGCCTCCCAAACCTGAACAACCTCTAAAGGTAATGCCAGCCCCTCCACCAAAGGAGAATGCTTGGGTGAAGCGAAGTTCTAACCCTCCTGCTCGATCTCAGAGCTCAGACACAGAGCAGCAGTCCCCTACAAG TGGTGGGGGGAAAGTAGTTCCGGCTCAACCATCTGAGGAAGGACCAGCAAGGAAAG ATGAAAGCAAAGTAGATGGGGTGAGTGTCCCAAAAGGCCAAAGTGGGAACTCCAGCCGTGGTCCAGGAGACGGAGGGAACAAAGACCACTGGAAGGAGTCAGATAG GAAAGATGGCAAAAAGGATCAAGACTCCCGATCTGCACCTGAGCCAAAGAAACCTGAAGAAAATCCAGCTTCT AAGTTCAGTTCTGCAAGCAAGTATGCTGCTCTCTCCGTTGATGGCGAAGATGAGAACGAGGGAGAAGATTACACCGAATAG
- the EIF4B gene encoding eukaryotic translation initiation factor 4B isoform X2 — MAASAKKKNKKGKTISLTDFLAEDGGTGGGSTYVPKPVSWADETDDLEGDVSTTWHSNDDDVYRAPPIDRSILPTAPRAAREPNIDRSRLPKSPPYTAFLGNLPYDVTEDSIKEFFRGLNISAVRLPREPSNPERLKGFGYAEFEDLDSLLSALSLNEESLGNRRIRVDVADQAQDKDRDDRSFGRDRNRDSDKTDTDWRARPATDSFDDYPPRRGDDSFGDKYRDRYDSDRYRDGYRDGYRDGPRRDMDRYGGRDRYDDRGSRDYDRGYDSRIGSGRRAFGSGYRRDDDYRGGGDRYEDRYDRRDDRSWSSRDDYSRDDYRRDDRGPPQRPKLNLKPRSTPKEDDSSASTSQSSRAASIFGGAKPVDTAAREREVEERLQKEQEKLQRQLDEPKLERRPRERHPSWRSEETQERERSRTGSESSQTGTSATSGRSKSDQDARRRESEKSLENETLNKEEDCHSPTSKPPKPEQPLKVMPAPPPKENAWVKRSSNPPARSQSSDTEQQSPTSGGGKVVPAQPSEEGPARKDESKVDGVSVPKGQSGNSSRGPGDGGNKDHWKESDRKDGKKDQDSRSAPEPKKPEENPASKFSSASKYAALSVDGEDENEGEDYTE; from the exons aTGGCGGCCTCAG caaaaaagaagaataagaagggGAAAACTATCTCCCTAACAGACTTTCTGGCTGAGGATGGAGGGACTGGGGGAGGAAGTACTTATGTCCCCAAACCAGTCAGCTGGGCTGATGAAACAGACGACCTGGAAGGAGATG TTTCAACCACTTGGCACAGTAATGATGATGACGTGTATAGGGCACCTCCAATTGACCGTTCCATCCTGCCCACTGCTCCACGGGCTGCTCGGGAACCCAATATCGACCGGAGCCGTCTTCCAAAATCGCCACCCTATACTGCTTTTCTAGGGAACCTGCCCTATGATGTGACAGAAGATTCCATTAAGGAATTCTTTAGAGGATTAAAT ATCAGTGCAGTGCGTTTACCACGTGAACCCAGCAATCCAGAGAGGTTGAAAGGTTTTGGTTACGCTGAGTTTGAGGACCTGGATTCTTTGCTCAGTGCCCTGAGCCTCAACGAAGAG TCTCTAGGTAACAGGAGAATTCGAGTGGACGTTGCTGATCAAGCACAAGATAAAG ACCGGGATGATCGTTCTTTTGGCCGAGATAGAAATCGGGATTCTGACAAAACAGATACAGACTGGAGGGCACGTCCTGCCACAGACAGCTTCGATGACTACCCGCCTAGGAGAGGCGATGATAGCTTTGGAGACA agTATCGAGATCGTTATGATTCAGACCGATACCGTGATGGGTATCGGGATGGATATCGGGATGGCCCACGCCGAGATATGGATCGATACGGGGGCCGGGATCGCTATGATGACCGAGGCAGCAGAGACTATGATAGAG GTTACGATTCCAGGATAGGCAGTGGCAGAAGAGCATTTGGTAGCGGGTACCGTAGGGATGATGACTACAGAGGAGGCGGGGACCGCTATGAAGACAGATACGACAGACGAGATGATCGGTCATGGAGTTCCAGAGATGATTACTCTCGGGATGATTATAGGCGTGATGATAGAG GTCCCCCCCAAAGACCCAAACTGAATCTAAAGCCTCGGAGTACTCCTAAGGAAGATGATTCCTCTGCTAGCACCTCCCAGTCCAGTCGAGCAGCCTCTATCTTTGGAGGGGCGAAGCCCGTTGACACAGCTGCTAGAGAGCGAGAAGTAGAGGAGCGGCTACAGAAGGAGCAGGAGAAACTGCAGCGCCAGCTGGATGAGCCCAAGCTAGAGCGACGGCCTCGGGAGCG ACACCCAAGCTGGCGAAGTGAAGAAACTCAGGAACGGGAACGGTCCAGGACAGGAAGTGAGTCATCACAGACTGGGACCTCAGCCACATCTGGCAGAAGTAAGTCAGACCAGG ATGCacgaaggagagagagtgagaagtcTCTAGAAAATGAAACACTCAATAAGGAGGAAGACTGTCACTCTCCAACTTCTAAGCCTCCCAAACCTGAACAACCTCTAAAGGTAATGCCAGCCCCTCCACCAAAGGAGAATGCTTGGGTGAAGCGAAGTTCTAACCCTCCTGCTCGATCTCAGAGCTCAGACACAGAGCAGCAGTCCCCTACAAG TGGTGGGGGGAAAGTAGTTCCGGCTCAACCATCTGAGGAAGGACCAGCAAGGAAAG ATGAAAGCAAAGTAGATGGGGTGAGTGTCCCAAAAGGCCAAAGTGGGAACTCCAGCCGTGGTCCAGGAGACGGAGGGAACAAAGACCACTGGAAGGAGTCAGATAG GAAAGATGGCAAAAAGGATCAAGACTCCCGATCTGCACCTGAGCCAAAGAAACCTGAAGAAAATCCAGCTTCT AAGTTCAGTTCTGCAAGCAAGTATGCTGCTCTCTCCGTTGATGGCGAAGATGAGAACGAGGGAGAAGATTACACCGAATAG
- the EIF4B gene encoding eukaryotic translation initiation factor 4B isoform X1, giving the protein MHSSKAKKKNKKGKTISLTDFLAEDGGTGGGSTYVPKPVSWADETDDLEGDVSTTWHSNDDDVYRAPPIDRSILPTAPRAAREPNIDRSRLPKSPPYTAFLGNLPYDVTEDSIKEFFRGLNISAVRLPREPSNPERLKGFGYAEFEDLDSLLSALSLNEESLGNRRIRVDVADQAQDKDRDDRSFGRDRNRDSDKTDTDWRARPATDSFDDYPPRRGDDSFGDKYRDRYDSDRYRDGYRDGYRDGPRRDMDRYGGRDRYDDRGSRDYDRGYDSRIGSGRRAFGSGYRRDDDYRGGGDRYEDRYDRRDDRSWSSRDDYSRDDYRRDDRGPPQRPKLNLKPRSTPKEDDSSASTSQSSRAASIFGGAKPVDTAAREREVEERLQKEQEKLQRQLDEPKLERRPRERHPSWRSEETQERERSRTGSESSQTGTSATSGRSKSDQDARRRESEKSLENETLNKEEDCHSPTSKPPKPEQPLKVMPAPPPKENAWVKRSSNPPARSQSSDTEQQSPTSGGGKVVPAQPSEEGPARKDESKVDGVSVPKGQSGNSSRGPGDGGNKDHWKESDRKDGKKDQDSRSAPEPKKPEENPASKFSSASKYAALSVDGEDENEGEDYTE; this is encoded by the exons ATGCATTCTTCTAAGG caaaaaagaagaataagaagggGAAAACTATCTCCCTAACAGACTTTCTGGCTGAGGATGGAGGGACTGGGGGAGGAAGTACTTATGTCCCCAAACCAGTCAGCTGGGCTGATGAAACAGACGACCTGGAAGGAGATG TTTCAACCACTTGGCACAGTAATGATGATGACGTGTATAGGGCACCTCCAATTGACCGTTCCATCCTGCCCACTGCTCCACGGGCTGCTCGGGAACCCAATATCGACCGGAGCCGTCTTCCAAAATCGCCACCCTATACTGCTTTTCTAGGGAACCTGCCCTATGATGTGACAGAAGATTCCATTAAGGAATTCTTTAGAGGATTAAAT ATCAGTGCAGTGCGTTTACCACGTGAACCCAGCAATCCAGAGAGGTTGAAAGGTTTTGGTTACGCTGAGTTTGAGGACCTGGATTCTTTGCTCAGTGCCCTGAGCCTCAACGAAGAG TCTCTAGGTAACAGGAGAATTCGAGTGGACGTTGCTGATCAAGCACAAGATAAAG ACCGGGATGATCGTTCTTTTGGCCGAGATAGAAATCGGGATTCTGACAAAACAGATACAGACTGGAGGGCACGTCCTGCCACAGACAGCTTCGATGACTACCCGCCTAGGAGAGGCGATGATAGCTTTGGAGACA agTATCGAGATCGTTATGATTCAGACCGATACCGTGATGGGTATCGGGATGGATATCGGGATGGCCCACGCCGAGATATGGATCGATACGGGGGCCGGGATCGCTATGATGACCGAGGCAGCAGAGACTATGATAGAG GTTACGATTCCAGGATAGGCAGTGGCAGAAGAGCATTTGGTAGCGGGTACCGTAGGGATGATGACTACAGAGGAGGCGGGGACCGCTATGAAGACAGATACGACAGACGAGATGATCGGTCATGGAGTTCCAGAGATGATTACTCTCGGGATGATTATAGGCGTGATGATAGAG GTCCCCCCCAAAGACCCAAACTGAATCTAAAGCCTCGGAGTACTCCTAAGGAAGATGATTCCTCTGCTAGCACCTCCCAGTCCAGTCGAGCAGCCTCTATCTTTGGAGGGGCGAAGCCCGTTGACACAGCTGCTAGAGAGCGAGAAGTAGAGGAGCGGCTACAGAAGGAGCAGGAGAAACTGCAGCGCCAGCTGGATGAGCCCAAGCTAGAGCGACGGCCTCGGGAGCG ACACCCAAGCTGGCGAAGTGAAGAAACTCAGGAACGGGAACGGTCCAGGACAGGAAGTGAGTCATCACAGACTGGGACCTCAGCCACATCTGGCAGAAGTAAGTCAGACCAGG ATGCacgaaggagagagagtgagaagtcTCTAGAAAATGAAACACTCAATAAGGAGGAAGACTGTCACTCTCCAACTTCTAAGCCTCCCAAACCTGAACAACCTCTAAAGGTAATGCCAGCCCCTCCACCAAAGGAGAATGCTTGGGTGAAGCGAAGTTCTAACCCTCCTGCTCGATCTCAGAGCTCAGACACAGAGCAGCAGTCCCCTACAAG TGGTGGGGGGAAAGTAGTTCCGGCTCAACCATCTGAGGAAGGACCAGCAAGGAAAG ATGAAAGCAAAGTAGATGGGGTGAGTGTCCCAAAAGGCCAAAGTGGGAACTCCAGCCGTGGTCCAGGAGACGGAGGGAACAAAGACCACTGGAAGGAGTCAGATAG GAAAGATGGCAAAAAGGATCAAGACTCCCGATCTGCACCTGAGCCAAAGAAACCTGAAGAAAATCCAGCTTCT AAGTTCAGTTCTGCAAGCAAGTATGCTGCTCTCTCCGTTGATGGCGAAGATGAGAACGAGGGAGAAGATTACACCGAATAG
- the EIF4B gene encoding eukaryotic translation initiation factor 4B isoform X3, which translates to MHSSKAKKKNKKGKTISLTDFLAEDGGTGGGSTYVPKPVSWADETDDLEGDVSTTWHSNDDDVYRAPPIDRSILPTAPRAAREPNIDRSRLPKSPPYTAFLGNLPYDVTEDSIKEFFRGLNISAVRLPREPSNPERLKGFGYAEFEDLDSLLSALSLNEESLGNRRIRVDVADQAQDKDRDDRSFGRDRNRDSDKTDTDWRARPATDSFDDYPPRRGDDSFGDKYRDRYDSDRYRDGYRDGYRDGPRRDMDRYGGRDRYDDRGSRDYDRGYDSRIGSGRRAFGSGYRRDDDYRGGGDRYEDRYDRRDDRSWSSRDDYSRDDYRRDDRGPPQRPKLNLKPRSTPKEDDSSASTSQSSRAASIFGGAKPVDTAAREREVEERLQKEQEKLQRQLDEPKLERRPRERHPSWRSEETQERERSRTGSESSQTGTSATSGRNARRRESEKSLENETLNKEEDCHSPTSKPPKPEQPLKVMPAPPPKENAWVKRSSNPPARSQSSDTEQQSPTSGGGKVVPAQPSEEGPARKDESKVDGVSVPKGQSGNSSRGPGDGGNKDHWKESDRKDGKKDQDSRSAPEPKKPEENPASKFSSASKYAALSVDGEDENEGEDYTE; encoded by the exons ATGCATTCTTCTAAGG caaaaaagaagaataagaagggGAAAACTATCTCCCTAACAGACTTTCTGGCTGAGGATGGAGGGACTGGGGGAGGAAGTACTTATGTCCCCAAACCAGTCAGCTGGGCTGATGAAACAGACGACCTGGAAGGAGATG TTTCAACCACTTGGCACAGTAATGATGATGACGTGTATAGGGCACCTCCAATTGACCGTTCCATCCTGCCCACTGCTCCACGGGCTGCTCGGGAACCCAATATCGACCGGAGCCGTCTTCCAAAATCGCCACCCTATACTGCTTTTCTAGGGAACCTGCCCTATGATGTGACAGAAGATTCCATTAAGGAATTCTTTAGAGGATTAAAT ATCAGTGCAGTGCGTTTACCACGTGAACCCAGCAATCCAGAGAGGTTGAAAGGTTTTGGTTACGCTGAGTTTGAGGACCTGGATTCTTTGCTCAGTGCCCTGAGCCTCAACGAAGAG TCTCTAGGTAACAGGAGAATTCGAGTGGACGTTGCTGATCAAGCACAAGATAAAG ACCGGGATGATCGTTCTTTTGGCCGAGATAGAAATCGGGATTCTGACAAAACAGATACAGACTGGAGGGCACGTCCTGCCACAGACAGCTTCGATGACTACCCGCCTAGGAGAGGCGATGATAGCTTTGGAGACA agTATCGAGATCGTTATGATTCAGACCGATACCGTGATGGGTATCGGGATGGATATCGGGATGGCCCACGCCGAGATATGGATCGATACGGGGGCCGGGATCGCTATGATGACCGAGGCAGCAGAGACTATGATAGAG GTTACGATTCCAGGATAGGCAGTGGCAGAAGAGCATTTGGTAGCGGGTACCGTAGGGATGATGACTACAGAGGAGGCGGGGACCGCTATGAAGACAGATACGACAGACGAGATGATCGGTCATGGAGTTCCAGAGATGATTACTCTCGGGATGATTATAGGCGTGATGATAGAG GTCCCCCCCAAAGACCCAAACTGAATCTAAAGCCTCGGAGTACTCCTAAGGAAGATGATTCCTCTGCTAGCACCTCCCAGTCCAGTCGAGCAGCCTCTATCTTTGGAGGGGCGAAGCCCGTTGACACAGCTGCTAGAGAGCGAGAAGTAGAGGAGCGGCTACAGAAGGAGCAGGAGAAACTGCAGCGCCAGCTGGATGAGCCCAAGCTAGAGCGACGGCCTCGGGAGCG ACACCCAAGCTGGCGAAGTGAAGAAACTCAGGAACGGGAACGGTCCAGGACAGGAAGTGAGTCATCACAGACTGGGACCTCAGCCACATCTGGCAGAA ATGCacgaaggagagagagtgagaagtcTCTAGAAAATGAAACACTCAATAAGGAGGAAGACTGTCACTCTCCAACTTCTAAGCCTCCCAAACCTGAACAACCTCTAAAGGTAATGCCAGCCCCTCCACCAAAGGAGAATGCTTGGGTGAAGCGAAGTTCTAACCCTCCTGCTCGATCTCAGAGCTCAGACACAGAGCAGCAGTCCCCTACAAG TGGTGGGGGGAAAGTAGTTCCGGCTCAACCATCTGAGGAAGGACCAGCAAGGAAAG ATGAAAGCAAAGTAGATGGGGTGAGTGTCCCAAAAGGCCAAAGTGGGAACTCCAGCCGTGGTCCAGGAGACGGAGGGAACAAAGACCACTGGAAGGAGTCAGATAG GAAAGATGGCAAAAAGGATCAAGACTCCCGATCTGCACCTGAGCCAAAGAAACCTGAAGAAAATCCAGCTTCT AAGTTCAGTTCTGCAAGCAAGTATGCTGCTCTCTCCGTTGATGGCGAAGATGAGAACGAGGGAGAAGATTACACCGAATAG